A genomic window from Variovorax paradoxus includes:
- the coaBC gene encoding bifunctional phosphopantothenoylcysteine decarboxylase/phosphopantothenate--cysteine ligase CoaBC — MQDLAGKHIVLGLTGGIACYKSAELCRLFVKAGATVQVVMTEAAEQFITPVTMQALSGRTVYTSQWDTREPNNMPHINLSREADAIVLAPCSADFIARLVQGRSDDLLSLMCLARPMDRVPLLIAPAMNREMWVHPATQRNLMQVSADGATVLGVGNGWQACGETGDGRMLEPAQLLEDVTAFFSPKLLAGQKVLVTAGPTFEALDPIRGITNHSSGKMGFAIARAAREAGAEVTLVAGPVHLPTPRGVTRVDVLSAQDMLEATTRAAQFASIFVATAAVADWRPATHSDQKIKKDGSGKTPVLNFVENADILLTVAKSERAQSKKLFCVGFAAESENLAEHAKAKRERKGIPLLVGNIGPLTFGQDDNALLLVDASGVRELPRAPKLTLARELMTEIAARLTDWRV; from the coding sequence ATGCAAGATCTCGCCGGCAAACACATCGTCCTGGGCCTCACAGGGGGCATCGCCTGCTACAAGTCGGCCGAGCTGTGCCGCCTGTTCGTCAAGGCGGGCGCGACCGTCCAGGTCGTGATGACCGAGGCGGCGGAGCAGTTCATCACCCCCGTGACCATGCAGGCGCTCTCGGGGCGCACCGTCTACACCTCGCAGTGGGACACCCGCGAGCCCAATAACATGCCGCACATCAACCTGAGCCGAGAGGCCGATGCGATCGTGCTGGCGCCCTGCAGCGCAGACTTCATCGCGCGGCTGGTGCAGGGTCGCTCCGACGACCTTCTGAGCCTGATGTGCCTGGCCCGCCCCATGGACCGCGTTCCGCTGCTGATCGCGCCGGCCATGAACCGCGAGATGTGGGTCCATCCCGCCACCCAGCGCAACCTGATGCAGGTGTCGGCCGACGGCGCGACCGTGCTGGGCGTGGGCAACGGTTGGCAGGCCTGTGGCGAAACCGGCGATGGCCGCATGCTCGAGCCGGCGCAACTGCTCGAAGACGTCACGGCCTTCTTCAGCCCCAAGCTGTTGGCGGGGCAGAAGGTGCTGGTCACGGCCGGCCCGACCTTCGAGGCGCTCGATCCGATCCGCGGCATCACCAACCATTCGTCCGGCAAGATGGGCTTTGCCATTGCCCGTGCGGCCCGCGAGGCGGGCGCCGAAGTCACGCTGGTGGCCGGCCCGGTGCACCTGCCGACCCCGCGCGGCGTGACGCGTGTCGACGTGCTGTCGGCGCAGGACATGCTCGAAGCGACCACCCGTGCTGCGCAGTTTGCTAGCATTTTTGTAGCTACGGCCGCCGTGGCCGACTGGCGGCCTGCCACGCACAGCGACCAGAAGATCAAGAAGGACGGCAGTGGCAAGACGCCGGTGCTGAATTTCGTGGAGAACGCAGACATCCTCCTCACGGTCGCCAAGAGCGAGCGGGCCCAGTCGAAGAAGCTCTTCTGCGTTGGCTTCGCAGCCGAGAGCGAGAACCTCGCCGAGCACGCCAAGGCCAAGCGCGAGCGCAAGGGCATTCCGCTGCTGGTCGGCAACATTGGCCCACTGACCTTCGGGCAGGACGACAACGCGCTGCTGCTGGTCGATGCCAGCGGCGTGCGCGAACTCCCTCGCGCGCCCAAGCTCACGCTGGCGCGCGAACTGATGACCGAAATTGCAGCCCGACTTACCGACTGGAGGGTCTGA
- a CDS encoding glycine zipper 2TM domain-containing protein, producing the protein MKISMRFVSVTASVLAVATLTACVAPAPVYQTSRYPYQAPPQAIQYREASYVEYGHVANIEVLRSETAGTGTTGGGAVAGGVIGGVVGNQFGRGNGRAAATALGIVGGALLGNTIEAQQNGPRAYETYRVSVQTDRGGFRAFDVQSPGDLRIGDRVRIDNGQISRM; encoded by the coding sequence ATGAAGATCTCAATGCGCTTTGTTTCCGTCACCGCTTCCGTGCTGGCCGTGGCCACGCTTACGGCATGCGTGGCCCCGGCGCCGGTCTACCAGACCTCGCGCTATCCGTACCAGGCGCCTCCGCAGGCCATTCAGTACCGCGAAGCTTCCTATGTCGAATACGGCCACGTGGCCAACATCGAGGTGCTGCGCAGCGAAACCGCTGGCACCGGCACCACGGGCGGCGGCGCCGTCGCCGGCGGGGTCATCGGTGGGGTGGTGGGCAACCAGTTCGGACGCGGCAACGGCCGTGCCGCAGCCACCGCGCTGGGCATCGTGGGCGGCGCGTTGCTGGGCAACACCATCGAGGCTCAGCAGAACGGCCCGCGCGCCTATGAAACCTACCGCGTGTCGGTGCAGACCGACCGTGGCGGCTTCCGCGCCTTCGACGTGCAGAGCCCGGGCGACCTGCGCATCGGCGACCGCGTGCGCATCGACAACGGTCAGATCTCGCGCATGTAA
- a CDS encoding gamma carbonic anhydrase family protein — translation MALYELDGVAPQMGEGAWVADSAEVMGNVKLADNANVWFGAVLRGDTELLTVGRNSNIQDLSVLHADIGCPLTVGDNVTIGHQVMLHGCTIGDNTLIGIQAVVLNNARIGRNSIVGAGSVVTEGKEFPDNSLIMGSPAKVVRTLDDAAAAKLRQGAEHYVLNARRFAKGLKKIA, via the coding sequence ATGGCGCTCTACGAACTCGACGGCGTGGCCCCCCAGATGGGCGAAGGGGCATGGGTGGCCGACAGCGCGGAAGTCATGGGCAACGTCAAGCTGGCGGACAACGCCAACGTGTGGTTCGGCGCCGTGCTGCGCGGCGACACCGAGCTGCTGACCGTCGGGCGCAACAGCAACATCCAGGACCTGTCGGTGCTGCACGCCGACATCGGCTGCCCGCTGACCGTTGGCGACAACGTGACCATCGGCCACCAGGTGATGTTGCATGGCTGCACCATCGGCGACAACACGCTGATCGGCATCCAGGCGGTGGTCTTGAATAACGCGAGGATCGGCCGCAATTCGATCGTTGGCGCCGGCAGCGTCGTGACCGAGGGCAAGGAGTTTCCCGACAACTCTCTCATCATGGGCTCGCCGGCCAAGGTGGTGCGCACCCTCGACGACGCGGCGGCCGCCAAGCTGCGCCAGGGCGCCGAGCACTATGTGTTGAACGCCCGCCGCTTCGCGAAGGGCCTTAAAAAGATCGCCTGA
- a CDS encoding FKBP-type peptidyl-prolyl cis-trans isomerase, which yields MEISEQCVVGLTWTMKDTLGDVLDVLDEPVEFMVGGDDLFDVIEAALQGHEPGARVQLQIEPEQGFGDFNDQLLFLEPRSLFPEGTEEGMTFDGSALPKGVNSNIPKDAIYTVAEIYPDHLVLDGNHPLAGIAIRLDITVRSVREATEEEVGRGSAGTGFFKVSPMAPSNQTLH from the coding sequence ATGGAAATCTCTGAACAATGCGTGGTCGGCTTGACCTGGACCATGAAAGACACGCTTGGCGACGTGCTGGATGTGCTCGACGAGCCGGTGGAATTCATGGTCGGCGGCGACGATCTCTTCGACGTGATCGAAGCGGCCCTGCAAGGCCATGAGCCCGGCGCCCGGGTGCAGTTGCAGATCGAACCCGAACAGGGCTTCGGCGACTTCAACGACCAGCTGCTTTTTCTGGAGCCCCGTTCGCTCTTCCCCGAAGGCACGGAAGAAGGCATGACCTTCGACGGCTCCGCTCTGCCCAAGGGCGTGAACAGCAACATTCCAAAAGACGCGATCTACACCGTGGCCGAGATCTACCCCGACCATCTGGTGCTCGACGGCAACCATCCGCTGGCCGGCATCGCGATCCGGCTCGACATCACGGTGCGTTCGGTGCGCGAGGCCACCGAAGAGGAAGTCGGCCGGGGTTCGGCGGGCACGGGCTTCTTCAAGGTGTCGCCGATGGCGCCAAGCAACCAGACGCTGCACTGA
- the dut gene encoding dUTP diphosphatase, which produces MKVDVRILDPRMVDQLPAYATPGSAGLDLRACLDAPITLEPNGWQLVGTGIAIHLADPAYAALILPRSGLGHKHGIVLGNLVGLIDSDYQGELKISAWNRSDTPFVLQPMERLAQLVIVPVVQAQFRVVTDFAPSQRGEGGYGSTGKH; this is translated from the coding sequence GTGAAAGTCGACGTTCGTATCCTCGATCCGCGCATGGTGGATCAATTGCCCGCGTATGCCACTCCCGGAAGCGCCGGCCTGGATCTGCGGGCCTGCCTCGATGCGCCCATCACGCTGGAGCCCAATGGCTGGCAGCTGGTGGGCACCGGCATTGCCATCCACCTGGCCGACCCGGCCTATGCGGCGCTGATACTTCCGCGCTCCGGGTTGGGCCACAAGCACGGCATCGTGCTGGGCAACCTCGTCGGCCTGATCGACAGCGACTACCAGGGCGAGCTGAAGATCAGCGCCTGGAACCGCAGCGACACGCCCTTCGTGCTGCAGCCTATGGAACGGCTCGCGCAACTGGTGATCGTGCCGGTGGTGCAGGCGCAGTTTCGGGTGGTCACAGACTTTGCACCCTCGCAACGGGGCGAGGGCGGCTACGGCTCCACGGGCAAGCACTGA
- the eno gene encoding phosphopyruvate hydratase, with translation MSAIVDIVGREILDSRGNPTVECDVLLESGTMGRAAVPSGASTGSREAIELRDGDKSRYLGKGVLKAVENINTEISEAVLGLDASEQAFLDRTMIDLDGTDNKGRLGANATLAVSMAVARAAAEESGLPLYRYFGGMGGMQMPVPMMNVINGGAHANNSLDLQEFMIIPVGAKSFREAVRYGAEVFHALKKILGDRGISTAVGDEGGFAPSVESHEAAIQLILEAIDKAGYTAGEQIALGLDCAASEFYKDGKYVLSGENLSLTAESWTDMLATWVDKYPIISIEDGMHEGDWDGWKHLTERLGKRVQLVGDDLFVTNTKILQEGIEKGIANSILIKINQIGTLTETFAAIEMAKRAGYTAVISHRSGETEDSTIADIAVGTNAGQIKTGSLSRSDRIAKYNQLLRIEEDLGDIAVYPGRGAFYNLK, from the coding sequence ATGAGTGCAATCGTTGACATCGTCGGCCGCGAAATTCTCGACAGCCGAGGCAACCCCACCGTCGAATGCGACGTGCTGCTCGAATCGGGCACCATGGGCCGCGCAGCCGTGCCTTCGGGCGCATCGACCGGTTCGCGCGAAGCCATCGAGCTGCGCGACGGCGACAAGAGCCGCTATCTCGGCAAGGGCGTGCTCAAGGCCGTGGAGAACATCAACACCGAGATCTCGGAAGCCGTGCTCGGCCTCGATGCCAGCGAACAGGCCTTCCTCGATCGCACGATGATCGACCTCGACGGCACCGACAACAAGGGCCGCCTGGGCGCCAACGCCACCCTCGCCGTGTCGATGGCCGTGGCCCGTGCAGCAGCCGAAGAGTCGGGCCTGCCGCTGTACCGCTACTTCGGTGGCATGGGCGGCATGCAGATGCCGGTGCCGATGATGAACGTCATCAACGGCGGCGCGCACGCCAACAACAGCCTCGACCTGCAGGAGTTCATGATCATCCCCGTGGGCGCCAAGAGCTTCCGCGAGGCCGTGCGCTATGGCGCCGAAGTATTCCATGCGCTGAAGAAGATCCTGGGCGACCGCGGCATCAGCACGGCGGTCGGCGACGAAGGCGGCTTTGCCCCCAGCGTCGAGAGCCATGAAGCGGCCATCCAGCTGATCCTCGAAGCCATCGACAAGGCCGGCTACACCGCCGGCGAGCAGATCGCCCTGGGCCTCGATTGCGCGGCCAGCGAGTTCTACAAGGACGGCAAGTACGTTCTGTCGGGCGAAAACCTCTCGCTCACGGCCGAAAGCTGGACCGACATGCTCGCGACCTGGGTCGACAAGTACCCGATCATCAGCATCGAAGACGGCATGCACGAAGGCGACTGGGACGGCTGGAAGCACCTGACCGAACGCCTGGGCAAGCGCGTGCAGCTGGTGGGCGACGACCTGTTCGTCACCAACACCAAGATCCTGCAGGAAGGCATCGAAAAGGGCATCGCCAACTCGATCCTGATCAAGATCAACCAGATCGGCACGCTGACCGAGACCTTCGCCGCCATCGAGATGGCCAAGCGCGCGGGCTACACGGCCGTCATTTCGCACCGCTCGGGCGAAACCGAAGACAGCACCATCGCCGACATCGCCGTGGGCACCAACGCCGGCCAGATCAAGACCGGCTCGCTGTCGCGCTCGGACCGCATCGCCAAGTACAACCAGCTGCTGCGCATCGAAGAAGACCTCGGCGACATCGCCGTCTACCCGGGCCGCGGCGCGTTCTACAACCTGAAGTAA
- the ftsB gene encoding cell division protein FtsB, whose product MRARLVPPIVLLLLLAILQWQLWNGRGSVRDVAQLRTKLADQKEANAKAALTNERLISEVNDLKDGLEMVEERARAELGMVKPNEVFVQITH is encoded by the coding sequence ATGCGCGCCCGCCTCGTTCCACCGATCGTCCTGCTGCTCCTGTTGGCCATCCTGCAGTGGCAGCTGTGGAACGGGCGCGGCAGCGTGCGCGACGTGGCTCAGCTGCGCACCAAGCTTGCCGACCAGAAGGAAGCCAACGCCAAGGCTGCGCTGACCAACGAGCGCCTGATCTCCGAGGTCAACGACCTCAAGGACGGCCTCGAAATGGTCGAGGAGCGTGCACGCGCGGAACTCGGCATGGTGAAGCCGAACGAAGTGTTCGTACAGATCACTCACTGA
- the pnuC gene encoding nicotinamide riboside transporter PnuC — MTELLSAPAFLLWGSPVSWLELVASLLALAMVGCNMREIHWGWPLAIVSSLLYVAVFAKARIYGDASLQVFFAFVALWGWSQWLRGHRADGSALHVTRLSPRGIALTLAACALAWPAVALFLRRFTDTDVPWWDGFATGLSLVGQFLLGRKFIENWLIWLAVNVVSVGLFIHKGLWLTVGLYAVFAVLSVAGYIAWRQRMPAQAVRA, encoded by the coding sequence ATGACCGAGCTTCTCTCGGCCCCCGCCTTCCTGCTGTGGGGCTCTCCTGTCAGCTGGCTCGAACTCGTGGCCTCGCTCCTGGCGCTCGCCATGGTTGGCTGCAACATGCGCGAGATCCACTGGGGATGGCCGCTGGCCATCGTCAGTTCATTGCTCTACGTGGCGGTGTTCGCCAAGGCGCGCATCTACGGCGACGCCTCTCTCCAGGTCTTCTTCGCTTTCGTCGCCCTGTGGGGCTGGTCGCAATGGCTGCGCGGCCACCGGGCCGACGGCAGCGCGTTGCATGTCACCCGGCTCTCGCCGCGCGGCATCGCCCTCACGCTGGCCGCCTGCGCACTGGCGTGGCCGGCCGTCGCCCTCTTCCTGCGCCGCTTCACCGACACCGACGTGCCCTGGTGGGACGGCTTCGCCACCGGCCTGAGCCTGGTCGGGCAGTTCCTGCTCGGGCGCAAGTTCATCGAGAACTGGCTGATCTGGCTGGCCGTGAATGTCGTGAGCGTGGGCCTGTTCATCCACAAGGGGCTTTGGCTCACCGTGGGCCTGTATGCGGTGTTTGCGGTGCTCAGCGTGGCGGGCTACATCGCGTGGCGGCAGCGCATGCCCGCTCAGGCGGTACGCGCATGA
- a CDS encoding ATP-binding protein, translating into MTPTLPTGCVIALVGAESTGKTELARAIAQRLQDRGTPATLVGEYLREWCEREGRTPRPDEQQAIADEQTRRIDAAAATGVVVADTTALMTAVYSEQLFADTTLYESALAAQRRYAITLLTALDLPWVADDMRDGPHARQPTDTLVRAALTGAKLSYAVVHGTGGERLANAWNAINSIAGNEGRPRTRAQSDAKPASWSWPCEKCSDPECEHKLFSDLIARRE; encoded by the coding sequence ATGACGCCCACACTGCCGACCGGCTGCGTCATCGCACTCGTGGGCGCCGAAAGCACCGGCAAGACCGAGCTGGCCCGCGCCATCGCGCAGCGCCTGCAGGACCGCGGCACGCCGGCCACGCTGGTGGGCGAGTACCTGCGCGAATGGTGCGAGCGCGAAGGCCGTACGCCACGCCCCGACGAGCAGCAGGCCATCGCCGACGAGCAGACCCGCCGTATCGACGCCGCGGCCGCCACCGGCGTGGTGGTGGCCGACACGACGGCGCTCATGACGGCCGTCTACAGCGAGCAGCTGTTCGCCGACACCACGCTCTACGAAAGCGCCCTTGCCGCGCAACGACGCTACGCCATCACGCTGCTCACCGCGCTCGACCTGCCCTGGGTGGCCGACGACATGCGCGACGGCCCGCATGCGCGGCAGCCGACTGACACGCTGGTGCGCGCCGCGCTCACGGGCGCGAAGCTCTCGTATGCCGTGGTGCACGGCACGGGCGGCGAACGGCTCGCCAATGCCTGGAACGCCATCAATTCCATCGCGGGCAACGAGGGCCGTCCCCGCACGCGCGCCCAGTCCGACGCTAAGCCCGCCTCGTGGTCGTGGCCTTGCGAGAAATGCTCCGACCCGGAATGCGAACATAAGCTCTTCAGCGACCTGATCGCGCGCCGCGAGTAG
- a CDS encoding JmjC domain-containing protein, whose protein sequence is MEINQPLPLLGGLSAAQFMRRYWQKKPLLVRQAIPAMVPPIERSALFALAEREDVESRLIRHGKAGWSLKHGPLARRALPPLKQPAWTLLVQGVDLHHEGVHELLRQFRFLPDARLDDLMISYASDTGGVGAHFDSYDVFLLQAQGRRRWSIGKQSDLRLQPGVPLKILENFEPEQTFVLEPGDMLYLPPRYAHDGVAVGDDCMTCSIGLRSSALGELGSDLLARVAQAYAEDLEDAGPAELARYRDPAQPAVDAPAAMPAALQGFARKAIEAALRDPDAIDRALGESLTEPKANVWFGEGGEAPDAMQRVSLDRRTRMLYDTRHIYINGESFRAGGADATLMRRLADQRALGARELARASEGALALLGEWCEAGWLHAE, encoded by the coding sequence ATGGAGATTAACCAACCGCTGCCGTTGCTCGGCGGCCTGAGCGCCGCGCAGTTCATGCGGCGGTACTGGCAGAAAAAACCTTTGCTCGTCCGCCAGGCGATACCCGCGATGGTGCCACCGATCGAGCGCAGCGCGCTGTTCGCCCTGGCCGAACGTGAGGACGTCGAATCGCGCCTGATCCGCCACGGCAAGGCCGGCTGGTCGCTCAAGCATGGGCCGCTGGCCCGGCGCGCCTTGCCGCCGCTGAAGCAACCGGCCTGGACGTTGCTGGTGCAGGGCGTCGACCTGCATCACGAGGGCGTGCACGAACTGCTGCGGCAGTTTCGCTTCCTGCCCGATGCCCGCCTCGACGACCTGATGATCAGCTACGCGAGCGACACCGGAGGCGTGGGCGCGCATTTCGACAGCTACGACGTTTTCTTGCTGCAGGCGCAGGGACGCCGCCGCTGGTCCATCGGCAAGCAGAGCGACCTGCGCCTGCAGCCGGGCGTGCCGCTCAAGATTCTCGAGAACTTCGAGCCTGAGCAGACCTTCGTGCTCGAGCCCGGCGACATGCTCTACCTGCCGCCGCGCTATGCCCACGACGGCGTGGCCGTGGGCGACGACTGCATGACCTGCTCCATAGGCCTGCGCTCGTCGGCCCTGGGTGAGCTCGGCTCCGACCTGCTGGCGCGCGTGGCGCAGGCCTATGCAGAAGACCTGGAAGATGCCGGGCCGGCCGAGCTGGCGCGCTACCGCGATCCGGCGCAGCCCGCGGTCGATGCGCCGGCCGCAATGCCTGCCGCGCTCCAGGGCTTCGCGCGCAAGGCCATCGAGGCCGCACTGCGCGACCCTGATGCCATCGACCGCGCGCTGGGCGAGTCGCTCACCGAGCCCAAGGCCAACGTCTGGTTCGGCGAAGGCGGCGAGGCGCCTGATGCAATGCAGCGCGTGTCTTTGGATCGCCGCACGCGCATGCTCTACGACACGCGGCACATCTACATCAACGGCGAGAGCTTTCGCGCGGGCGGTGCCGATGCGACGCTGATGCGCCGTCTGGCCGACCAGCGCGCGCTCGGCGCACGCGAACTGGCGCGAGCGAGCGAAGGCGCACTCGCACTGCTGGGCGAGTGGTGCGAAGCAGGGTGGCTTCATGCCGAATGA
- a CDS encoding CTP synthase, producing MTKFVFVTGGVVSSLGKGIASASLAAILESRGLQVTLIKLDPYINVDPGTMSPFQHGEVFVTDDGAETDLDLGHYERFINTRMRKANNFTTGQIYKTVLEKERRGDYLGKTVQVIPHITNEIQEYIKRGAGIGTAHEVDVAIVEIGGTVGDIESLPFLEAVRQMSLRMGPNNSAFVHLSYVPWIAAAGELKTKPTQHTAKELRAIGIQADALLCRADRPIPDDERAKISLFSNVPEWGVISMWDVDTIYKVPRMLHEQGLDGLICDKLRINTPPAKLQRWDDLVYEVEHPQKEVSIAMVGKYVDLSDSYKSLNEALRHAGMKNHARVKIDYIDSETISAQDVSRLAKYDAILVPGGFGQRGVEGKISAARFAREGKVPYLGICLGMQVATIEYARHVAGLKNANSTEFDPETPTPVIALITEWKDRDGTVKTRDEKSDLGGTMRLGAQSSDVAPGTLAHSIYGDVVTERHRHRYEANVNYLDELRNAGLVISALTQREHLTEIVELPQDVHPWFIGVQFHPEFKSTPWGGHPLFNAFIKAALEHKDKGAGSTNKTLKAVA from the coding sequence ATGACCAAATTTGTCTTCGTCACCGGTGGTGTCGTTTCTTCCCTTGGCAAGGGAATCGCCTCCGCCTCGCTCGCCGCGATCCTCGAATCGCGCGGCCTCCAAGTCACCCTCATCAAGCTCGATCCGTACATCAATGTCGACCCCGGCACGATGTCGCCCTTCCAGCATGGTGAAGTGTTCGTCACCGATGACGGCGCCGAGACCGACCTCGACCTCGGCCACTACGAGCGCTTCATCAACACGCGGATGCGCAAGGCCAACAACTTCACGACCGGCCAGATCTACAAGACCGTGCTCGAAAAAGAGCGCCGCGGCGACTACCTCGGCAAGACGGTGCAGGTGATCCCGCACATCACCAACGAAATCCAGGAATACATCAAGCGCGGCGCCGGCATCGGCACGGCGCACGAGGTGGACGTGGCCATCGTCGAAATCGGCGGCACCGTGGGCGACATCGAATCGCTGCCCTTCCTCGAAGCCGTGCGCCAGATGAGCCTGCGCATGGGCCCGAACAACTCGGCCTTCGTGCACCTGAGCTACGTGCCCTGGATCGCCGCCGCCGGCGAGCTCAAGACCAAGCCCACACAGCACACCGCCAAGGAACTGCGCGCCATCGGCATCCAGGCCGACGCCCTGCTGTGCCGCGCCGACCGCCCGATCCCCGACGACGAGCGCGCCAAGATCTCGTTGTTCTCGAACGTGCCCGAATGGGGCGTCATCTCGATGTGGGACGTGGACACCATCTACAAGGTGCCCCGCATGCTGCACGAACAGGGCCTGGACGGCCTGATCTGCGACAAGCTGCGCATCAACACCCCGCCTGCCAAACTGCAGCGCTGGGACGACCTGGTGTACGAAGTCGAGCATCCGCAAAAGGAAGTGTCGATTGCCATGGTCGGCAAGTACGTCGACCTGTCGGACAGCTACAAGTCGCTGAACGAAGCACTGCGCCACGCCGGCATGAAGAACCATGCGCGCGTGAAGATCGACTACATCGACTCCGAAACCATCTCTGCACAAGACGTGTCGCGTCTGGCCAAGTACGACGCCATCCTGGTGCCCGGCGGTTTCGGCCAGCGGGGCGTCGAGGGCAAGATCTCGGCCGCCCGCTTCGCCCGCGAAGGCAAGGTGCCCTACCTCGGCATCTGCCTGGGCATGCAGGTTGCCACCATCGAATACGCCCGCCACGTGGCCGGCCTGAAGAACGCCAACAGCACCGAGTTCGACCCCGAGACGCCCACCCCCGTGATCGCGCTGATCACCGAGTGGAAGGACCGCGACGGCACCGTGAAGACGCGCGACGAGAAGTCCGACCTCGGCGGCACGATGCGCCTGGGCGCTCAAAGCTCCGACGTGGCTCCCGGCACGCTGGCCCACAGCATCTACGGCGACGTGGTCACAGAGCGCCACCGCCACCGCTATGAAGCCAACGTGAACTACCTCGATGAGCTGCGCAACGCCGGCCTCGTGATCTCCGCGCTCACGCAGCGCGAGCACCTGACCGAGATCGTCGAGCTGCCGCAGGACGTGCACCCGTGGTTCATCGGCGTGCAGTTCCACCCCGAGTTCAAGTCGACCCCGTGGGGCGGCCACCCGCTGTTCAACGCCTTCATCAAGGCCGCGCTCGAGCACAAGGACAAGGGCGCCGGCAGCACCAACAAGACACTGAAGGCAGTCGCATGA
- a CDS encoding DUF1330 domain-containing protein, protein MSSGYVIAHVEVTNPTQYEEYKKWSSAAMQAHGAEVCVRGGQIQPLEGDWKPTRIVILKFASFEKAKAFYETPEYLKAREARAGAAIMNMIAVEGL, encoded by the coding sequence ATGAGCAGCGGATACGTCATCGCCCACGTCGAGGTGACCAACCCGACGCAGTACGAGGAATACAAGAAGTGGTCGAGCGCCGCCATGCAGGCGCACGGCGCCGAGGTGTGCGTGCGCGGCGGCCAGATCCAGCCGCTGGAAGGCGACTGGAAGCCCACGCGCATCGTCATCCTCAAGTTCGCCAGCTTCGAGAAGGCCAAGGCCTTCTACGAGACCCCCGAGTACCTCAAGGCACGCGAAGCGCGTGCCGGCGCGGCGATCATGAACATGATCGCCGTCGAAGGCCTCTGA
- the hslO gene encoding Hsp33 family molecular chaperone HslO, producing the protein MSELHKFLFDGLPVRGMIVRLTDAWQEILARRASNTATGAYPPPVAELLGEMTAAATLMQANIKFNGALILQIFGDGPVKVAVAEAKPDLSLRATAKVIGDLPADARLPDMVNVNNKGRCAITLDPKDKLPGATPYQGVVPLFGDEGEKLGKLSDVLQHYMLQSEQLDTTLVLAADDKVAAGLLIQRLPVKGEGNLEGTSDKDHDQANEDQIGRNEDYNRISILASSLTRDELLTLDIETILRRLFWEEKLLRFEPQAGLLGPHFACTCGRERVAQMIRGLGVEEAESILAERGDIEVGCDFCGKQYRFDAVDAAQLFKPLGDQIPGSPVVQ; encoded by the coding sequence TTGAGCGAGCTGCACAAATTCCTGTTCGATGGCCTGCCGGTGCGCGGCATGATCGTGCGCCTGACAGATGCGTGGCAGGAGATCCTTGCGCGGCGCGCCTCCAACACCGCCACCGGCGCCTACCCGCCGCCCGTGGCCGAACTGCTCGGCGAGATGACGGCTGCCGCTACGCTGATGCAGGCCAACATCAAGTTCAACGGCGCGCTCATCTTGCAGATCTTCGGCGACGGTCCCGTGAAGGTCGCGGTGGCCGAGGCCAAGCCCGACCTGAGCCTGCGCGCCACCGCCAAGGTGATCGGCGACCTGCCCGCCGACGCGCGCCTGCCCGACATGGTCAACGTGAACAACAAGGGCCGCTGCGCCATCACGCTCGACCCCAAGGACAAGCTGCCGGGCGCCACCCCCTACCAGGGCGTGGTGCCGCTCTTCGGCGACGAGGGCGAGAAGCTCGGCAAGCTCAGCGACGTGCTGCAGCACTACATGCTGCAAAGCGAGCAGCTCGACACCACGCTGGTGCTTGCTGCCGACGACAAGGTGGCCGCGGGCCTGTTGATCCAGCGCCTGCCGGTGAAGGGCGAGGGCAACCTCGAAGGCACCTCCGACAAGGACCACGACCAGGCCAACGAAGACCAGATCGGTCGCAACGAGGACTACAACCGCATCTCGATCCTCGCGTCGAGCCTGACGCGCGACGAGCTGCTGACGCTCGACATCGAGACCATCCTGCGCCGCCTGTTCTGGGAAGAAAAGCTGCTGCGCTTCGAGCCACAGGCCGGCCTGCTGGGCCCGCACTTCGCCTGCACCTGCGGGCGTGAGCGCGTGGCGCAGATGATTCGCGGGCTGGGTGTGGAGGAGGCCGAGAGCATCCTCGCCGAGCGCGGCGACATCGAGGTGGGCTGCGACTTCTGCGGCAAGCAGTACCGCTTCGATGCGGTCGATGCAGCGCAGCTGTTCAAGCCGTTGGGTGACCAGATTCCGGGTAGCCCGGTCGTTCAGTAA